The Bacteroides acidifaciens genome includes a region encoding these proteins:
- a CDS encoding alpha/beta hydrolase, with protein sequence MNKRIFLLAVLLLVLAAPSFAARVDTLLVNSPSMNKDVQVIVVTPDAALGKKAVACPVIYLLHGHGGNAKTWIQVKPNLPQIADEKGIIFVCPDGKNSWYWDSPKNPSYRYETFVSSELVKYIDEHYKTIADRKGRAITGLSMGGHGAMWNAIRHKDTFGAGGSTSGGMDIRPFPLNWEMAKQLGEFAHNKKSWDEHTVINQIDKIENGDLAIIIDCGESDFFLNVNKDLHNRLLARKINHDFIIRPGGHNGQYWNNSIDYQILFFDKFFKK encoded by the coding sequence ATGAATAAAAGAATTTTTTTGTTAGCAGTTTTATTATTAGTATTGGCAGCGCCTTCTTTTGCTGCCCGGGTAGATACCTTATTAGTTAATAGTCCTTCCATGAATAAAGATGTGCAGGTGATAGTTGTTACGCCGGATGCTGCGCTGGGGAAGAAAGCAGTGGCTTGTCCCGTCATCTATCTGTTGCACGGTCACGGCGGAAATGCAAAGACATGGATTCAGGTAAAGCCGAATCTTCCGCAGATTGCGGATGAAAAAGGAATTATCTTTGTTTGTCCGGACGGAAAGAATAGTTGGTACTGGGATAGTCCGAAAAATCCGTCTTACCGTTATGAAACCTTTGTCTCATCGGAACTGGTGAAGTATATTGACGAACATTACAAGACGATTGCCGACAGGAAAGGACGTGCCATCACCGGCTTGAGCATGGGCGGACATGGGGCGATGTGGAATGCTATTCGTCATAAAGATACGTTTGGTGCCGGTGGTAGTACTAGTGGCGGGATGGATATTCGTCCGTTCCCGTTAAACTGGGAGATGGCGAAACAGTTGGGCGAATTTGCACATAATAAGAAGTCATGGGACGAACATACCGTCATCAATCAGATTGATAAAATAGAAAACGGGGATTTGGCAATTATTATCGACTGTGGTGAATCGGACTTCTTCCTAAATGTGAACAAGGATTTGCACAACCGTCTGCTAGCTAGAAAGATTAATCATGACTTTATTATCCGTCCGGGTGGACATAACGGACAATACTGGAACAACTCTATTGATTACCAAATCCTGTTCTTCGATAAGTTTTTCAAGAAATAA
- a CDS encoding glycoside hydrolase 43 family protein, translated as MRKKILFLAGMMACCTWVGAQEISKTWVADKGNGTYQNPVLHADYSDPDVCAAGEDFYMTASSFNCIPGIPILHSKDLVNWSLVNYALPVQEPKEFFDKAQHGKGVWAPSIRFHNGEFYIYWGDPDYGIYMIKTKDPKGKWSKPLLVKAGKGLIDATPLWDEDGKVYLVYAYAGSRSGVNSILVISELNAEGTEVISDPVMVFDGNDGKNHTVEGPKLYKRNGYYYIFAPAGGVATGWQLVLRSKNIYGPYESKIVMAQGKTNINGPHQGGWVDTHTGESWFVHFQDKGAYGRVIHLNPMTWVNDWPIIGVDKDEDGCGEPVTTYKKPNVGKTYPVATPPESDEFNTRHLGLQWQWHANKQDTYGFTTDLGYIRLYAGSLSKEFVNFWEVPNLLMQKFPAEEFTATTKLTFTAKQDGEQAGLIVMGWDYSYLSIRKAGDKFILQQAVCKDAEQQNPEQVKELASIPVEYLKMPGVADNEWKTVYLQVKVRKGAVCTFAYSLDGKKYTTVGESFIARQGKWIGAKVGVFCVTPNDGNRGWADVDWFRVN; from the coding sequence ATGCGTAAAAAGATTCTGTTTTTGGCAGGGATGATGGCTTGCTGTACATGGGTGGGCGCACAAGAAATCTCTAAGACCTGGGTGGCTGATAAGGGAAATGGAACTTATCAGAACCCGGTTCTTCATGCTGATTATTCCGACCCGGATGTATGTGCAGCCGGAGAAGATTTCTATATGACGGCATCCAGTTTTAATTGTATTCCCGGAATTCCTATTCTTCACTCCAAAGATTTGGTGAATTGGTCGCTGGTGAATTATGCGTTGCCGGTGCAGGAACCGAAAGAATTTTTCGATAAGGCACAGCACGGCAAGGGCGTATGGGCGCCTTCTATCCGTTTTCATAATGGGGAGTTTTATATCTATTGGGGCGACCCGGATTATGGAATCTACATGATAAAGACGAAAGACCCGAAAGGAAAATGGAGTAAGCCCTTATTGGTGAAAGCCGGCAAAGGGCTGATTGACGCTACTCCTTTATGGGACGAAGACGGAAAAGTATATCTGGTATACGCTTATGCCGGAAGCCGTAGCGGGGTGAACAGTATTCTCGTGATTTCTGAACTGAATGCAGAAGGAACGGAAGTCATTTCCGACCCGGTGATGGTATTCGACGGCAATGACGGAAAGAACCATACGGTAGAAGGTCCGAAACTCTATAAGCGAAACGGATACTATTATATTTTTGCTCCGGCAGGTGGAGTGGCTACCGGTTGGCAACTGGTGCTTCGCTCGAAAAATATCTATGGCCCTTACGAATCAAAAATCGTGATGGCACAAGGCAAGACGAATATAAACGGTCCTCATCAAGGCGGTTGGGTAGATACTCATACAGGTGAATCCTGGTTCGTTCATTTTCAAGATAAAGGGGCTTACGGGCGTGTGATTCACCTGAATCCGATGACTTGGGTAAATGACTGGCCGATAATCGGAGTGGATAAGGACGAAGACGGTTGCGGTGAACCGGTGACTACATATAAGAAGCCGAATGTAGGAAAGACTTATCCGGTAGCTACTCCGCCGGAAAGTGATGAATTCAATACCCGCCATTTAGGATTACAGTGGCAATGGCATGCTAATAAGCAAGATACTTACGGATTCACTACCGACTTGGGATATATCCGCCTGTATGCGGGCAGCCTTTCAAAAGAGTTTGTGAACTTTTGGGAAGTGCCGAACCTGTTGATGCAGAAGTTTCCTGCGGAAGAATTTACAGCTACTACCAAGTTGACGTTTACCGCAAAACAGGATGGCGAACAAGCCGGACTTATCGTGATGGGGTGGGATTACAGTTATCTTTCTATCCGTAAGGCTGGAGATAAATTTATTCTGCAACAGGCAGTCTGCAAAGATGCGGAACAGCAGAATCCCGAACAAGTGAAAGAATTGGCAAGTATTCCGGTAGAATATCTGAAGATGCCGGGCGTAGCAGATAATGAATGGAAAACAGTTTACTTACAGGTCAAAGTCCGTAAAGGTGCTGTTTGTACATTTGCTTATAGCTTGGACGGAAAGAAATATACGACAGTAGGCGAGTCTTTCATCGCCCGCCAGGGCAAATGGATTGGAGCCAAGGTCGGTGTATTCTGTGTAACTCCTAACGATGGTAATCGTGGTTGGGCAGACGTAGATTGGTTTAGAGTAAATTAA
- a CDS encoding IS4 family transposase — protein MLLETDQIRDPRLLRRLNLICSQMVVHQSAIVNQFSKEHKEKMGAYRFLNNSSVSSDAILSGLIQTCCKNASGRKHLLCIQDTSEINYEAHVERMKKKTVSPGIVGQKQCGTFLHPVLVVDASSHIPIGFSSVKQWNRSPDALSREERNYRYQPIEEKESYRWIESGMAASEQMPRDAVKTIIGDREADIFELFSRIPADNVHLLIRSVHERNCRLDNPDCSVHLNTLMDQAVLRAEYSFEVLPGSGRKKRIACMELRFERVTLCAPVNGPAKGSPPVSLYCIHVKEKSSSTPINESPIEWRLLTTHVVETVEQAIECIGWYRCRWLIEELFRVLKRKGFMIEDAQLETVSALQKLILISLQAALQVMVLKLSFDKEDENLSSEIYFTSKEIELLHIVGKKSEGNTKIQQNPYKKESMAWAAWIIARLGAWSAYKSQSIPGYITFKNGLDRFYTQFELYELIS, from the coding sequence ATGTTATTAGAGACAGATCAAATTCGTGATCCTCGGCTTTTGCGACGTTTAAACTTAATTTGCTCTCAGATGGTTGTCCATCAAAGTGCTATAGTGAATCAATTTAGTAAGGAACATAAAGAAAAGATGGGTGCTTATAGATTTTTGAACAATTCCTCAGTCAGTTCTGATGCTATCTTATCAGGTCTGATACAAACTTGCTGTAAGAATGCTTCCGGTCGTAAGCATTTACTGTGTATTCAAGATACCTCGGAGATAAACTATGAGGCTCATGTTGAGCGAATGAAGAAAAAAACAGTCAGTCCCGGCATTGTCGGTCAAAAGCAATGTGGTACTTTTTTGCATCCAGTCTTGGTAGTGGATGCCTCCAGCCATATTCCTATAGGCTTTTCTTCGGTCAAGCAGTGGAATCGCTCACCGGATGCTTTAAGTCGTGAAGAACGTAATTACAGATATCAGCCTATAGAAGAAAAAGAGTCATATCGTTGGATAGAAAGTGGCATGGCTGCCAGTGAGCAAATGCCCCGGGATGCAGTTAAAACGATTATCGGTGACCGTGAAGCGGACATTTTCGAGCTTTTCAGCCGTATCCCTGCTGATAATGTTCACTTGCTGATCCGTTCTGTTCATGAAAGGAATTGCCGGTTGGATAATCCAGACTGTTCTGTCCATCTGAATACATTAATGGATCAGGCTGTTCTACGGGCAGAGTATAGCTTTGAAGTGCTCCCGGGAAGCGGACGTAAGAAACGGATAGCGTGTATGGAACTTCGCTTTGAAAGAGTCACTTTGTGCGCTCCTGTTAACGGTCCGGCAAAGGGCAGTCCCCCTGTTAGTCTTTATTGCATACATGTTAAAGAAAAATCTTCCAGTACACCGATAAATGAGAGTCCTATTGAATGGAGACTGCTAACTACACATGTGGTGGAGACTGTAGAACAAGCAATTGAATGTATCGGTTGGTATCGTTGTAGATGGCTGATTGAAGAGTTGTTCAGAGTACTCAAAAGAAAGGGATTCATGATTGAGGACGCACAGTTGGAAACAGTTTCGGCATTACAAAAACTAATCTTAATTTCCTTGCAGGCAGCCCTGCAGGTGATGGTACTCAAACTTTCTTTTGATAAAGAAGATGAAAACCTCTCTTCAGAAATCTACTTTACAAGCAAAGAAATAGAATTATTACATATAGTAGGAAAAAAGAGTGAGGGAAATACAAAAATACAGCAAAATCCATATAAAAAAGAATCAATGGCATGGGCGGCATGGATTATTGCAAGGTTAGGAGCATGGAGTGCATACAAGAGCCAGTCCATTCCAGGATATATAACCTTTAAGAATGGACTGGATAGATTTTATACACAGTTTGAATTGTATGAGTTAATCAGCTAA
- a CDS encoding DUF2007 domain-containing protein — protein sequence MKTVKLITCNDAMKAHILQGALENEGIESILHNENFSTLYKSCVSSIAGVDILVADEDYARAVQVLRDNESWPEELTLCPYCGSSDIKFRLKKGKRLRAIGAAIFSMLAAAPPGDNHWEYICAQCHKTFEVPVSKFSSSEEKEE from the coding sequence ATGAAGACTGTAAAATTGATTACTTGCAATGATGCGATGAAGGCGCACATCCTTCAGGGGGCATTAGAGAATGAGGGGATTGAGTCTATTCTGCACAATGAGAATTTCTCCACCTTGTATAAGAGTTGTGTGAGCAGTATAGCAGGAGTTGACATTTTGGTGGCGGACGAAGATTATGCAAGGGCTGTCCAGGTGTTGAGAGATAATGAGAGTTGGCCGGAAGAGTTGACGCTTTGTCCGTATTGCGGTTCGTCGGATATTAAGTTCAGATTAAAAAAAGGAAAGAGGCTGCGTGCAATAGGGGCAGCAATCTTTTCGATGTTGGCGGCAGCCCCTCCTGGGGATAATCATTGGGAGTATATCTGTGCACAGTGCCATAAGACTTTTGAAGTGCCTGTTTCCAAATTTTCTTCTTCGGAAGAGAAAGAAGAATAA
- a CDS encoding copper resistance protein NlpE N-terminal domain-containing protein gives MKKVIMLAAVVAALASCQSKANKTVEAEADSIAIAMTPITEMTEVYAGTLPAADGPGIDYVLTLNAATDGVDTTYTLDMTYLDAEGQGQNKTFTSKGKQETVQKVVNKKPVTAVKLTPKDGEAPMYFVVVNDTTLRLVNDSLQEAVSNLNYDIIKVK, from the coding sequence ATGAAAAAAGTAATTATGTTAGCAGCCGTCGTAGCTGCTTTGGCATCTTGTCAATCAAAAGCCAACAAAACTGTAGAGGCAGAAGCAGACAGTATTGCCATCGCAATGACTCCAATCACAGAAATGACTGAAGTTTATGCCGGTACTCTCCCTGCTGCCGACGGTCCGGGCATCGACTATGTACTGACCCTGAATGCTGCAACTGATGGTGTAGATACCACTTATACACTGGATATGACTTACCTCGACGCTGAAGGTCAAGGACAAAACAAGACTTTCACCTCGAAAGGAAAACAAGAGACTGTACAAAAGGTAGTGAACAAAAAACCGGTAACTGCTGTTAAGTTAACTCCGAAGGATGGTGAAGCACCGATGTATTTCGTGGTTGTTAACGATACCACTCTTCGTTTGGTGAATGATAGCTTGCAAGAAGCTGTCAGTAATTTGAATTATGACATCATCAAGGTGAAATAA
- a CDS encoding M48 family metallopeptidase, protein MKRQIAMIALVLLGMGMTASAQFGKKFNVGKALQAGKDLVSAVTLSDADIANMSKEYMAWMDTHNPLTKPDTEYGKRLEKLTGHIKEMDGLKLNFGVYEVVDVNAFACGDGSVRICAGLMDVMTDEEVMAVIGHEIGHVVHTDSKDAMKNAYLRSAVKNAAGAASDKVAKLTDSELGAMAEALAGAQYSQKQENEADEYGVEFCVKNNIDPYAMANSLTKLAELAKDAPKSSYVQRMFSSHPDTAKRIERAKAKADSYAKK, encoded by the coding sequence ATGAAAAGACAAATTGCTATGATTGCCTTAGTATTACTAGGCATGGGAATGACAGCTTCCGCACAGTTCGGAAAGAAATTTAATGTAGGTAAAGCCCTGCAAGCAGGAAAAGACTTAGTATCGGCAGTAACTTTATCAGATGCCGACATCGCCAACATGAGTAAGGAATACATGGCGTGGATGGACACACACAATCCATTGACAAAACCTGACACAGAGTACGGCAAACGCTTGGAGAAACTGACCGGACACATCAAAGAAATGGACGGATTGAAACTGAACTTCGGTGTTTATGAAGTAGTAGACGTCAACGCCTTTGCCTGCGGCGACGGTAGCGTACGCATCTGCGCCGGACTGATGGACGTTATGACTGACGAAGAAGTGATGGCGGTGATTGGACACGAAATCGGTCACGTGGTTCACACAGACTCAAAAGACGCAATGAAGAACGCCTATCTCCGCTCGGCAGTGAAGAATGCAGCGGGAGCAGCCAGCGACAAGGTTGCCAAACTGACCGACTCCGAACTTGGAGCCATGGCAGAAGCTCTTGCCGGCGCACAGTATTCACAGAAGCAAGAAAACGAAGCAGACGAGTATGGTGTTGAATTCTGCGTAAAAAACAACATCGACCCTTACGCTATGGCCAATTCATTAACCAAACTGGCTGAGTTGGCAAAGGACGCTCCGAAATCTTCTTATGTACAGAGAATGTTCTCCTCTCACCCGGATACTGCAAAACGTATCGAACGCGCTAAAGCCAAAGCAGACAGCTACGCAAAGAAATAA
- a CDS encoding glycoside hydrolase family 88 protein, protein MKKIVVGLAVMLGFCTCAHQPSGTLDVNKTLDYCAEQTQRTLAELKTDSGIDYTMMPRNIMADEQHWSCRKATKEEWCAGFWPGVLWYDYEYTKDKKIREEAEKFTNSLEFLSKTPAFDHDLGFLVFCSYGNGYRLTKNPVYKQVILDTADTLATLFNPTVGTILSWPREVKPRNWPHNTIMDNMINLEMLFWAAKNGGNPYLYDVAVAHADKTMKCQFRPDYTSYHVAVYDTITGNLIKGVTHQGYADSTMWARGQAWAIYGYTVVYRETKDPKYLDFAQKVTDVYLERLPEDKVPYWDFSAPGIPDAPRDASAAAVVASALLELSTYLPNGTGKRYKDAAIEILTSLNSDSYQSGKSKPSFLLHSVGHWPNHSEIDASIIYADYYYIEALLRLKRLQEGHGVLG, encoded by the coding sequence ATGAAGAAAATTGTAGTAGGTCTGGCTGTGATGTTAGGGTTCTGTACATGTGCCCATCAACCTTCCGGTACATTGGACGTGAACAAAACATTGGATTACTGCGCAGAGCAGACACAACGTACGCTTGCGGAACTGAAAACAGATTCCGGGATTGACTATACGATGATGCCACGTAATATCATGGCGGACGAACAACACTGGAGCTGTCGTAAAGCTACGAAAGAAGAATGGTGTGCCGGTTTCTGGCCGGGAGTGCTGTGGTACGATTACGAATATACAAAGGATAAGAAGATTCGGGAAGAAGCGGAGAAGTTCACAAACTCCCTGGAGTTTCTTTCCAAGACTCCGGCTTTCGACCATGATTTGGGATTCCTCGTCTTTTGCAGTTATGGGAACGGTTATCGCCTGACCAAGAACCCGGTGTACAAGCAAGTAATTCTGGACACAGCCGACACATTGGCTACATTATTCAATCCGACAGTAGGGACAATCCTTTCATGGCCTCGTGAAGTGAAACCACGCAACTGGCCGCACAATACAATCATGGACAACATGATTAACCTCGAAATGCTTTTCTGGGCGGCAAAGAATGGCGGCAACCCCTACTTGTATGATGTTGCGGTAGCTCATGCCGACAAGACCATGAAATGCCAGTTCCGTCCCGATTACACTTCGTATCATGTAGCTGTATATGATACAATTACAGGAAATCTAATTAAAGGAGTCACCCATCAGGGATATGCTGACAGTACTATGTGGGCACGCGGACAGGCATGGGCAATCTATGGATACACCGTAGTCTATCGTGAAACGAAAGATCCGAAATATTTGGATTTTGCTCAGAAAGTAACGGATGTCTATCTTGAACGTCTGCCGGAAGACAAGGTTCCTTATTGGGATTTCAGTGCCCCGGGAATACCGGATGCTCCGCGTGACGCTTCAGCTGCCGCAGTGGTGGCCTCTGCTTTGCTTGAACTATCCACTTACCTTCCGAATGGAACCGGAAAACGTTATAAAGATGCAGCTATTGAAATACTGACAAGCCTAAACTCTGACAGTTACCAGAGTGGCAAAAGCAAACCGTCATTCCTGTTGCATAGCGTAGGACATTGGCCGAACCATTCGGAAATTGATGCATCCATCATTTATGCGGACTACTATTATATCGAAGCATTACTAAGACTGAAACGCCTTCAGGAAGGGCACGGAGTGCTTGGATAA
- a CDS encoding hemolysin family protein encodes MEFLIIVFLLVLNGIFAMYEIALVSSSKARLETLVAKGNKSARGVLKQLEEPEKFLSTIQIGITLIGIVSGAYGGVAIADDLVPLFSLVPGAEAYARNLAMITTVAVITYLSLIIGELVPKSIALSNPERYAILFSPIMILLTKVSYPFVWLLSISTRLLNRLIGLKSEERPMTQEEIKMILHQSSEQGVIDKEETEMIRDVFRFSDKRANELMTHRRDIIILHPNDTQEKVMKVIEEEHYSKYLLVDERKDEIIGVVSVKDIILMVGNQQQFNLREIARPPLFIPESLYANKVLELFKKNKNKFGIVVNEYGSTEGIITLHDLTESIFGDILEEDETEEEEIVTRQDGSMLVEASMNIDDFMEEMGILSYEDLESEDFTTLGGLAMFLVGRIPKAGDIFTYKNLQFEVVDMDRGRVDKLLVIKRDEEE; translated from the coding sequence ATGGAATTTCTTATTATCGTTTTCTTACTCGTACTGAATGGCATTTTTGCCATGTACGAAATCGCATTGGTATCATCCAGTAAAGCACGTCTCGAAACCCTTGTAGCCAAAGGCAACAAATCCGCCCGCGGAGTATTAAAACAATTGGAAGAACCGGAAAAATTCCTGTCCACCATCCAAATCGGTATTACATTAATAGGTATTGTATCCGGTGCATATGGTGGGGTAGCCATCGCCGACGACCTTGTCCCCCTATTCTCCCTCGTTCCGGGAGCAGAAGCCTATGCACGCAACCTCGCCATGATTACTACCGTGGCAGTCATCACTTATCTTTCCCTTATCATCGGAGAGCTGGTTCCCAAATCCATCGCCCTCAGTAATCCGGAAAGATATGCAATCTTATTCAGCCCGATTATGATTCTGCTGACAAAAGTATCTTATCCTTTCGTCTGGTTGCTTAGTATCTCTACCCGACTGCTGAACAGGCTTATCGGTCTGAAAAGCGAAGAACGCCCCATGACGCAGGAAGAGATTAAAATGATTCTCCACCAAAGTTCGGAACAGGGAGTGATTGACAAGGAAGAGACGGAAATGATACGCGATGTGTTCCGCTTCTCAGACAAACGCGCCAACGAACTGATGACACACCGCAGGGACATTATCATCCTTCATCCTAACGACACTCAGGAAAAGGTGATGAAAGTCATTGAAGAAGAACATTACAGCAAATACCTGCTGGTAGACGAACGGAAAGACGAGATTATCGGAGTGGTTTCCGTAAAGGATATTATCCTGATGGTAGGCAATCAACAACAGTTCAATCTGCGTGAAATAGCCCGCCCGCCGCTCTTCATTCCGGAGAGTTTGTATGCAAATAAAGTTTTAGAGCTATTTAAGAAGAACAAAAATAAGTTTGGAATTGTTGTTAACGAGTATGGTAGCACAGAAGGTATTATCACACTGCACGACCTGACCGAAAGTATCTTTGGAGACATCCTCGAAGAGGACGAAACGGAAGAAGAAGAAATCGTCACAAGACAGGACGGTTCGATGCTGGTGGAAGCTTCAATGAACATTGACGACTTCATGGAAGAGATGGGAATCCTGTCTTATGAGGACCTGGAATCGGAAGACTTCACCACGTTAGGCGGACTGGCAATGTTCCTGGTAGGCCGTATTCCGAAAGCCGGAGACATATTTACTTACAAGAACCTGCAATTCGAAGTAGTGGACATGGACCGGGGACGAGTAGACAAACTGCTGGTCATCAAACGGGATGAAGAGGAATAA
- a CDS encoding alginate lyase family protein: MNKMKLYTIIGAGLFALTSTALFACSEIEDGSNDMSSWPEVKDYVTTLEHPCMLHTETDFEFVKGKVQSGAQPWKNAFDHLTRGGNNLSQSGYKASPVKLLARLDQNNWAGKYPNDWNNYTKLMRDAAAAYQLALRWKLSETDGTQYADAAIAILNDWAKTCTGFIVNDKGEFIDPNEFLIFIQVHQIANAAEIMRSYSGWQEADLAKFKSWIADVFYPHITKFLSTHNGNECALHYWLNWDLSAMTALLSIGILTDDNFKINEAIQYFKFGIGSGNIGNGVPFTHLDPDSNEMLGQCQESGRDQGHATLCVSLLGAFCQMAKNVGEDLFIFDDGRALAMCEYVAKYNIGGAETGSSSASWKMTGFRYTDNDLPYTTYTNCSGSWDTISAQERREGKDSRGEVRPAWELVNRLAQDYGKSSIYAKMWVDKMRENVGRGNSDGGAGDYGPNSGGYDQLGFGTLMFAKE, translated from the coding sequence ATGAATAAGATGAAATTATATACAATAATAGGAGCAGGGCTTTTCGCCCTGACTTCTACTGCACTTTTCGCATGCAGTGAGATAGAAGATGGCTCTAATGATATGAGCAGTTGGCCGGAAGTAAAAGATTATGTTACGACCTTGGAGCATCCTTGTATGCTCCATACGGAAACGGATTTTGAGTTCGTAAAAGGAAAGGTACAATCCGGTGCACAGCCTTGGAAGAACGCATTCGACCATTTAACTCGTGGTGGAAACAACTTGTCGCAATCCGGCTATAAGGCATCTCCTGTGAAATTGTTGGCACGTCTCGACCAAAATAACTGGGCGGGTAAATATCCTAATGACTGGAATAATTACACGAAATTGATGAGAGATGCTGCAGCCGCCTATCAATTGGCTCTTCGATGGAAATTGTCGGAGACGGATGGCACACAATATGCAGATGCAGCTATTGCTATTCTGAATGATTGGGCTAAAACCTGTACCGGCTTTATCGTGAACGATAAAGGGGAATTTATAGACCCGAACGAGTTCCTTATTTTTATTCAAGTGCATCAAATAGCAAATGCAGCGGAAATAATGCGCTCTTACTCCGGATGGCAGGAAGCTGACCTTGCAAAGTTCAAATCATGGATAGCTGATGTGTTCTATCCCCATATTACGAAATTCCTGTCCACGCACAATGGCAACGAATGTGCGCTTCATTATTGGCTGAACTGGGATTTATCTGCAATGACTGCATTGCTTTCTATCGGTATTCTGACAGATGATAACTTCAAAATCAATGAAGCCATTCAATACTTTAAGTTTGGTATCGGTTCGGGAAATATAGGAAACGGTGTTCCGTTTACACACCTGGACCCAGATAGTAATGAAATGTTGGGACAATGTCAGGAATCAGGTCGTGACCAAGGACATGCTACTTTGTGTGTCAGCTTGTTAGGCGCTTTCTGCCAGATGGCAAAGAATGTGGGTGAAGACCTTTTCATATTCGATGACGGACGTGCATTAGCTATGTGTGAGTATGTGGCTAAATACAATATCGGTGGTGCTGAAACTGGTAGCTCAAGTGCTAGTTGGAAGATGACCGGTTTTAGATATACGGATAATGACTTGCCTTATACTACCTATACTAATTGTAGCGGTAGCTGGGATACTATCTCGGCACAGGAAAGAAGAGAAGGAAAAGATTCCCGTGGTGAAGTGCGTCCTGCATGGGAATTAGTGAACCGTCTGGCACAGGATTATGGAAAATCAAGTATCTATGCCAAGATGTGGGTAGATAAGATGCGTGAGAATGTTGGTCGCGGAAATTCAGATGGCGGAGCCGGTGATTACGGACCTAATAGCGGTGGCTATGACCAATTAGGTTTCGGCACATTGATGTTTGCCAAAGAATAA